From a single Halodesulfovibrio marinisediminis DSM 17456 genomic region:
- a CDS encoding methyl-accepting chemotaxis protein — MRFKSLKLKLLIQLSVCIIMLLAVLLTISIRFTRSAAIQDAQTISHQIAKEQALLIQKRFNDGFTIGRTLSQSIEAIVQSDRPADRDQIVEILKRTGDANPELFGVWAAFEPNVYGKDSENVTAMTHSTEKGIFAPYWNRKNGALALYACSNLNLPWYTYSLNTKEESASAVTAYKDRKGLTFTISSLSVPAIVNGRAIGVVGVDLSADFLNNIVNNVNGFEGHGSMSLIAPTGNIQAATDMPDILGTPYKDIVDGGLQLFKRAQNGEIVFEETDEDLRLLMPVHFGKSKANWVVTLSVPMNVVLAEANALTQTLIITGCCCLLLAFACIFYLAGLIAHPIVQTSSVISDIANGTLSSRCIVKGHDEIADMQQAVNTMAVKLQENMEEIDRNMKEVRLRSEEAEKATVQAEKAEKEASKAHRQGQLAAADQLEEFVHDLTTVSADMNENVRTTAEGVSQQDARNSETATAMEEMNSTILEVARNASEAATSVDIVFHEAKSGLKVVEESVSTIQNVYSLSENMKKEMSDLGTQVQSISDILDVISDIADQTNLLALNAAIEAARAGDAGRGFAVVADEVRKLAEKTMDATRHVGNAIQTIQSGTHQNIEAMTNTADAVEIATKLVTESGDAFKRIVAKVTPATDQVRAIATAAEQQSSASEEITHALEEIGHISTVTAERMRDAENSVRDLSTVSDLLKNMIVELKED, encoded by the coding sequence ATGCGATTTAAATCTCTAAAACTTAAACTGCTCATTCAACTTTCGGTATGTATTATAATGCTTCTTGCTGTCTTGCTCACCATATCCATCAGGTTCACACGCTCCGCTGCAATACAGGATGCTCAGACCATCAGTCACCAAATTGCAAAGGAACAAGCATTACTCATTCAAAAAAGATTTAACGACGGCTTCACTATCGGCAGAACTCTCTCTCAATCAATCGAAGCTATTGTTCAATCTGACCGCCCTGCTGATCGTGATCAAATTGTTGAAATTCTCAAGCGTACCGGAGATGCCAACCCTGAACTGTTCGGAGTATGGGCTGCGTTTGAACCCAATGTATACGGAAAAGACTCTGAAAACGTCACGGCCATGACTCATAGTACAGAAAAAGGTATTTTTGCCCCATATTGGAATAGAAAAAACGGCGCACTCGCTCTCTATGCTTGCAGCAACTTAAACCTGCCATGGTACACATACAGTCTTAATACAAAAGAAGAAAGTGCCTCTGCTGTAACCGCTTATAAAGACAGAAAAGGACTCACATTCACTATTTCAAGTCTTTCCGTACCGGCAATTGTGAATGGAAGAGCTATCGGGGTTGTCGGCGTCGACCTCTCTGCAGACTTTCTTAACAACATAGTAAACAATGTTAATGGATTCGAAGGTCATGGCAGCATGAGCTTGATAGCCCCTACCGGCAACATTCAGGCAGCAACCGATATGCCCGATATTCTTGGGACACCTTACAAAGACATAGTTGACGGAGGCCTTCAGCTTTTTAAACGAGCTCAGAACGGTGAGATAGTCTTCGAAGAGACAGACGAAGATCTCCGTTTACTTATGCCGGTTCACTTCGGGAAATCCAAAGCAAACTGGGTAGTCACTCTATCTGTTCCTATGAACGTCGTTCTGGCTGAAGCAAATGCCCTGACTCAAACATTAATTATCACCGGTTGCTGCTGCCTTCTTCTCGCTTTTGCATGCATATTTTATCTTGCAGGACTTATTGCTCACCCTATCGTACAAACATCCAGTGTCATCAGCGACATTGCGAATGGAACACTCAGTTCACGCTGCATTGTTAAAGGACACGACGAGATTGCTGACATGCAGCAAGCCGTAAACACTATGGCAGTCAAACTTCAGGAGAACATGGAGGAAATTGACCGCAACATGAAAGAAGTCCGCTTGCGTTCTGAAGAAGCTGAAAAAGCGACTGTACAAGCAGAAAAAGCAGAAAAAGAAGCTAGCAAAGCGCATCGGCAAGGTCAGCTTGCGGCTGCAGATCAGCTCGAAGAATTCGTACACGACTTGACCACTGTATCTGCTGATATGAACGAAAATGTCCGCACTACCGCAGAAGGAGTAAGCCAGCAGGATGCACGCAACAGCGAAACCGCAACGGCTATGGAAGAAATGAACAGCACTATTTTAGAAGTAGCACGCAATGCTTCTGAAGCAGCGACAAGTGTAGACATAGTATTCCATGAAGCAAAATCAGGACTAAAGGTTGTAGAAGAGTCTGTTTCAACTATCCAAAATGTGTATTCATTAAGTGAAAACATGAAGAAAGAAATGAGCGATCTGGGCACACAGGTTCAATCCATCAGTGATATTCTTGATGTCATCAGTGACATTGCAGACCAAACAAATCTACTCGCCTTAAATGCCGCCATTGAAGCTGCACGGGCAGGTGACGCAGGACGCGGCTTTGCTGTTGTAGCAGATGAAGTTCGCAAGCTTGCTGAAAAAACTATGGACGCAACAAGACATGTAGGCAATGCCATCCAGACAATTCAGTCCGGTACCCATCAAAATATTGAAGCAATGACAAATACTGCTGATGCCGTAGAGATTGCCACCAAGCTGGTTACTGAATCCGGAGACGCTTTCAAGCGCATCGTGGCAAAAGTTACACCGGCAACAGATCAAGTACGTGCAATTGCTACAGCAGCCGAACAACAATCATCCGCTAGTGAAGAAATCACACATGCGCTTGAAGAAATTGGCCACATCTCAACTGTAACTGCTGAAAGAATGCGAGATGCTGAGAACTCTGTACGAGATCTCAGCACTGTTTCTGACTTACTCAAAAATATGATAGTCGAACTAAAAGAAGATTAG
- a CDS encoding sigma-54 interaction domain-containing protein — MSKTEHFGLDFETFANLIDNLHDEIIIYDNNYRMLYVNKACERHYGFSRQELIDMPFWDVVAKHKAWNRPMLPLIYEKKCQAKQVQQTYLGLEVLTIGTPVLDEYNEVEHVLLNVRDNYHESRILSPEELLCEDQASSESPPENFIYRSPGMEQAITNAKKVADVTAPCLLMGESGCGKSLLANFIHKKSKRADKPFVTVNCAAIPHELFESELFGHVEGAFSGATKARSGLFAKAKGGTLFLDEISELPLPMQAKLLYAVQELEYRPVGSSETLKADVRILAASNRNLDLMVENSAFRQDLYFRLNVFDIVIPPLRERPEDLIPLIHLFLNRYGKQHGKGKQLASDAQKLLCQYTWPGNVRELAHLIERLIVTVEGEMITVDHLPPSIYETQGYPTSLLNLSESLDETIEAVERRLILDAYQQHGTSRKVAAALNISQSRASRLIRKYTSDAKP; from the coding sequence ATGAGCAAGACAGAACATTTTGGGTTAGATTTTGAAACCTTTGCCAACCTCATAGACAACCTGCACGATGAAATCATTATTTATGATAACAACTATCGTATGCTTTATGTGAACAAAGCATGCGAAAGACATTATGGTTTTAGTCGGCAGGAGCTCATCGACATGCCGTTCTGGGATGTGGTGGCTAAGCACAAAGCTTGGAACCGCCCGATGCTACCGCTCATTTATGAAAAGAAATGTCAGGCCAAACAAGTACAGCAAACCTACTTGGGGCTTGAAGTTCTTACTATTGGGACCCCCGTCTTGGATGAATATAATGAAGTCGAACATGTTCTTCTGAATGTTAGGGATAACTACCATGAGAGCAGGATCCTCTCTCCTGAAGAACTGCTCTGCGAAGATCAAGCTTCATCAGAATCACCACCAGAAAATTTTATTTACCGCAGCCCCGGCATGGAGCAAGCAATTACCAATGCAAAAAAAGTTGCGGATGTTACTGCCCCGTGCCTGCTCATGGGTGAATCCGGCTGCGGAAAAAGCCTTCTCGCTAATTTTATCCATAAAAAAAGTAAGCGAGCAGACAAACCATTTGTCACAGTCAACTGCGCTGCTATTCCGCACGAATTGTTTGAATCGGAGCTGTTCGGACATGTTGAAGGTGCATTCTCCGGCGCAACAAAAGCCCGTAGCGGTTTGTTTGCAAAAGCAAAAGGCGGCACTCTCTTTCTCGATGAAATTTCCGAACTCCCTCTGCCTATGCAAGCGAAGCTGTTATACGCTGTGCAGGAGCTTGAATACCGTCCTGTAGGAAGTTCAGAAACCTTGAAAGCAGATGTACGAATTCTGGCAGCATCTAACCGTAACTTAGATCTCATGGTCGAAAACAGTGCCTTCAGACAGGATCTATACTTTCGTCTGAATGTATTTGATATTGTTATTCCTCCACTGCGAGAACGGCCAGAAGATCTCATCCCACTTATCCATTTATTCTTAAATAGATATGGAAAACAGCATGGAAAAGGAAAACAGCTGGCCTCTGATGCCCAAAAACTACTCTGCCAGTATACCTGGCCGGGTAATGTTCGCGAGTTAGCTCATTTAATCGAAAGGCTGATAGTAACAGTTGAAGGTGAAATGATTACCGTCGATCACCTGCCTCCTTCCATTTATGAAACTCAGGGCTATCCAACATCATTACTCAATCTTTCTGAAAGCTTGGATGAAACTATTGAAGCCGTTGAACGCCGGCTGATTCTTGACGCTTATCAACAGCACGGAACAAGCCGAAAAGTGGCTGCAGCCCTTAACATCAGCCAATCTCGCGCTTCCCGTCTTATTAGAAAATACACATCTGATGCCAAACCGTGA
- a CDS encoding DMT family transporter, whose product MFKNRTYYGMACALLATMLWAGAFVVARLAVGQISPMTLGASRWFIALLILCTFTLPRVKKEWPVAKKFLPQIIAAALTGVAAYSPLSYFAAQTTSAINLSLISVTTPIFIVIISSAMGQKQSLNTWLGCTIALLGSFYLVCNGEIDRLMGLQFASGDILMLLAAVGFAVYSLILRKIPEGLSQLTIMTLMSFFAVLMLIPCVIWESTQPTMVFNMNGVVFFSIVFSAVCSSIIAWFTWNIGLQHAGPATSGMIYYSLPLWGGLFAFVFLGETMGMVHLVSGVLIIGGIVWASRSPKPVASETPAYSQT is encoded by the coding sequence ATGTTTAAAAACCGTACATACTATGGAATGGCATGCGCTTTACTTGCCACCATGCTTTGGGCTGGAGCTTTTGTTGTTGCCAGATTAGCTGTAGGTCAAATTTCACCAATGACTCTCGGTGCCAGCCGCTGGTTTATCGCACTGCTGATTCTGTGTACTTTCACTCTTCCAAGAGTAAAAAAAGAGTGGCCTGTAGCCAAAAAATTTCTGCCACAAATTATTGCAGCAGCATTAACAGGTGTAGCAGCTTACTCTCCGCTTAGCTATTTTGCAGCGCAGACTACATCTGCCATCAACCTGTCCCTTATTTCTGTTACTACACCAATATTTATTGTTATAATCTCTTCTGCAATGGGTCAGAAACAGTCCCTGAACACCTGGCTCGGCTGTACCATTGCTCTCCTTGGTTCTTTCTACCTCGTCTGTAACGGTGAAATAGATAGGTTGATGGGGCTTCAGTTTGCATCAGGTGACATTCTCATGCTTCTGGCAGCCGTAGGTTTTGCGGTATACAGCTTGATTCTGAGAAAAATCCCTGAAGGTCTCTCTCAACTCACCATCATGACTCTTATGTCTTTCTTTGCAGTTTTGATGCTGATCCCATGCGTTATCTGGGAATCCACTCAGCCAACCATGGTATTCAATATGAACGGTGTGGTGTTCTTTAGCATCGTTTTCTCTGCTGTCTGCTCCTCCATCATTGCGTGGTTCACTTGGAACATCGGCTTACAGCATGCCGGACCGGCAACATCCGGCATGATCTATTACAGCCTCCCATTATGGGGCGGTTTATTTGCCTTTGTTTTCCTTGGTGAAACCATGGGCATGGTTCACCTTGTCAGTGGCGTTCTTATTATTGGCGGCATCGTGTGGGCAAGCCGTAGTCCAAAGCCAGTAGCCTCTGAAACCCCTGCATACAGCCAGACATAA
- a CDS encoding (2Fe-2S)-binding protein, which translates to MQETRQQKLIHLNVNGETRSLYVEPNWTLSKVLRNDCGHTGTKEACGEGACGSCTVLIDSVAVPACMTLAIEQENKEIETIEGLSKDGTLHPIQEAWLEEYGAQCGFCSPGMILSTKALLLKNPNPNDDEIKEALSGNVCICNNYEHILNSVRSAAKKMSGEQAHD; encoded by the coding sequence ATGCAAGAAACCAGACAACAAAAACTTATTCATCTTAATGTAAACGGGGAAACCCGTTCCCTGTATGTAGAACCGAATTGGACTCTCTCAAAAGTACTGCGAAACGACTGCGGGCACACTGGAACAAAAGAAGCCTGCGGTGAAGGTGCCTGCGGATCGTGCACCGTACTTATTGATTCTGTAGCAGTTCCAGCTTGTATGACACTGGCCATTGAGCAAGAAAACAAAGAAATAGAAACTATTGAAGGTCTTTCCAAAGATGGCACCCTCCACCCTATTCAAGAAGCCTGGCTCGAAGAATATGGTGCACAATGTGGTTTTTGTTCACCCGGCATGATCCTGTCCACAAAAGCTCTACTCTTAAAAAATCCAAACCCGAATGACGATGAAATAAAAGAGGCGCTTAGCGGTAATGTCTGTATTTGCAACAACTACGAGCACATCCTCAACTCAGTCAGAAGTGCAGCAAAAAAAATGTCCGGAGAGCAAGCCCATGATTAA
- a CDS encoding xanthine dehydrogenase family protein molybdopterin-binding subunit: MIKTTSIGTSVRQKDGPARVTGAAKYYADFIFPDMLQTRILRSPYPAATITSIDTSKAEALHGVRLVMTHENYPKAFRKSLYYVGDLVAAVIADDETIAEEAMELIDVTYEKKKFVLSIEEGIKPDSPQVFEGTPNCNDWEFHALLSDRDPETRLFKTKTPAEYNGFGDIEKGFAESDVIIEQKGLKYAYCKGPAMEPRGCTANFDGTKLHVYTHSQGMHDEKLCLAQALGISSTMLNYVSPFTGSSFGGKNAFPLDRNIASHYLLIASLACLDLKKPVHCAYSREEEMVSGWSRGSVTDVKIGFKEDGILTTMDMSHWQETGSGGDKYPAKNAMLATGAVLYSHNCEHLRGKIRYVHTNRFPAAGWQGYGAPEGVFAVETTMDIAAEKMGIDPVEIRKKNCMRTGDIDSGWDPLIYKSAYISSSGIRDCLDAGAEYLDWKNNWVHPSKKSGRIRRGLGVAIFAMGAGRPGPGNSSEAMVKIYPDGSAALVCAVADIGQGQHTVQCQIVADVLGIPYKKVGLVCSDTDSTPFATLVANSCGTWIQGWATYEAAIDAKRQVLELAAVQLGVPAPALSMNEKGVFVTAEPDKGISFAEAFGARGHYGGVHEVTGYYVNNSPHPNGLKDGKEDQVYIPKEKGAQFISLDVDTETGMISNVNVVMAQNVGKALNPKIVAGQLSTSRHGVDNAILGNDCITDKRNGWLMTPNWIDYRHCTTMDCDVTPIVIEKPGDPTHPFGATACGEGAACPSLAAFSNAIFNATGVRLIETPFDPEKILMGLGKIQSSRRKK; this comes from the coding sequence ATGATTAAAACAACATCTATCGGCACATCTGTTCGTCAAAAAGATGGTCCTGCGCGAGTCACCGGGGCCGCCAAGTACTATGCAGACTTTATTTTTCCCGACATGCTGCAAACTCGTATTTTGCGCAGCCCATACCCTGCTGCAACCATTACAAGTATTGATACAAGCAAAGCTGAAGCTTTGCATGGCGTTCGTCTTGTAATGACACATGAAAACTACCCGAAGGCATTTCGCAAATCCTTATATTATGTCGGTGATCTTGTAGCAGCTGTTATTGCAGATGACGAAACCATCGCTGAAGAAGCTATGGAACTCATCGATGTTACGTATGAGAAGAAGAAATTTGTTCTGAGCATCGAAGAAGGAATTAAGCCGGATTCTCCCCAAGTGTTTGAAGGAACACCAAACTGCAACGACTGGGAATTCCATGCCCTGCTGAGTGATCGGGATCCGGAAACCCGTCTCTTCAAAACCAAAACACCAGCGGAATACAACGGCTTTGGAGATATTGAAAAGGGTTTTGCAGAATCAGATGTAATCATTGAACAAAAGGGTCTTAAATACGCCTACTGCAAAGGCCCTGCTATGGAACCTCGTGGATGTACTGCAAATTTCGACGGAACTAAGCTTCATGTTTACACCCACTCTCAGGGAATGCATGACGAAAAGCTTTGTCTCGCGCAGGCTCTCGGCATCAGCTCAACCATGCTGAACTATGTTTCCCCGTTCACAGGCTCCAGCTTCGGCGGAAAAAACGCCTTCCCATTAGACCGCAACATTGCATCCCACTACCTGCTTATCGCCAGCCTTGCGTGCCTGGACCTCAAAAAACCGGTTCACTGCGCATATTCCCGAGAAGAAGAAATGGTCTCCGGCTGGTCACGAGGCAGCGTTACAGATGTGAAAATCGGCTTTAAAGAAGACGGCATCCTGACAACAATGGATATGTCTCACTGGCAAGAAACCGGCTCAGGCGGTGACAAGTACCCCGCCAAAAACGCCATGCTTGCCACTGGCGCTGTCCTCTACTCCCACAACTGCGAACACCTGCGCGGAAAAATCCGCTACGTGCACACCAACCGCTTCCCGGCAGCTGGCTGGCAGGGATATGGAGCTCCTGAAGGCGTATTTGCAGTGGAAACAACAATGGATATCGCTGCTGAAAAGATGGGAATAGATCCTGTTGAGATTCGCAAAAAGAACTGCATGCGAACCGGCGATATTGATTCCGGTTGGGACCCGCTCATTTACAAATCTGCTTATATTTCCTCTTCCGGCATTAGAGACTGCCTTGATGCAGGTGCAGAGTATCTGGACTGGAAAAACAACTGGGTACATCCAAGTAAAAAAAGCGGACGAATCCGTCGCGGGCTTGGAGTTGCAATTTTCGCAATGGGCGCAGGACGTCCAGGGCCGGGTAACTCCAGTGAAGCTATGGTCAAAATTTACCCGGACGGCTCTGCGGCACTTGTCTGCGCCGTTGCTGATATCGGACAAGGGCAGCATACCGTACAATGCCAGATTGTCGCTGATGTTCTCGGAATTCCATACAAGAAGGTCGGCTTAGTATGCAGCGACACAGACTCCACCCCATTTGCAACACTTGTAGCAAACAGCTGCGGAACCTGGATTCAAGGCTGGGCAACATATGAAGCTGCCATAGACGCAAAGCGTCAGGTGCTTGAGCTTGCTGCCGTACAATTAGGCGTTCCTGCCCCTGCCCTCAGCATGAATGAAAAAGGTGTTTTTGTGACAGCTGAGCCTGACAAAGGAATTTCCTTTGCTGAAGCATTTGGGGCACGCGGACACTATGGCGGGGTTCATGAAGTCACTGGCTACTACGTCAACAACTCACCACACCCTAACGGACTTAAAGACGGCAAAGAAGATCAGGTCTACATTCCAAAAGAAAAAGGGGCTCAGTTCATCTCATTAGATGTGGATACAGAGACCGGCATGATCTCAAACGTTAATGTCGTCATGGCTCAAAATGTCGGTAAAGCTCTCAACCCGAAAATTGTAGCCGGACAGCTTTCTACCTCACGACATGGTGTTGATAATGCGATACTCGGCAACGATTGCATTACTGACAAGCGCAACGGCTGGCTTATGACTCCGAACTGGATCGATTACCGCCACTGCACCACTATGGACTGTGATGTTACTCCAATTGTTATTGAAAAACCGGGCGATCCTACACATCCGTTCGGAGCAACTGCATGTGGCGAAGGCGCAGCCTGCCCGTCTCTTGCTGCGTTCTCAAACGCAATTTTCAACGCAACCGGTGTACGACTTATTGAAACCCCATTCGACCCAGAAAAAATCCTCATGGGTCTTGGTAAGATCCAGTCTTCACGGAGGAAAAAATAA
- a CDS encoding FAD binding domain-containing protein, whose amino-acid sequence MKRFSHFDASSIEEAISLLGKYENSSYVIAGGSDLMGGLKDNLWMEYPEAIINIKTIPGLNNLTVKEDGLHIGALVTLTELSESDAVKQTWPGLAEAARRTASPLLRNMGTIAGNICQENRCWYYRYPDKIGGRIDCIRKGGKRCLAIPGDHRFHSIFGAVKKCIAVNPSDTAPALVALNAVVKTTKREIPIDEFFTGENGCGSTILDHNEIVTEIIVPTPSVGESSAFVKIAYRKSIDFALVNCAASITIIDGKITQARICLNGVHNVPRRCSDAEALLIGKKLTEETAAEAAATAVADAKPLFQNMYKVQLAKTSVLDTLLECVR is encoded by the coding sequence ATGAAACGCTTCAGCCACTTTGACGCTTCGAGCATTGAAGAAGCAATTAGCCTGTTAGGTAAATACGAAAACTCTTCCTACGTCATCGCAGGTGGCAGTGACCTTATGGGGGGGCTTAAAGATAATCTTTGGATGGAATATCCTGAAGCCATCATCAATATAAAAACTATTCCCGGTCTTAATAATCTTACTGTTAAAGAAGATGGCCTGCACATCGGGGCGCTGGTAACACTCACTGAGTTATCGGAGTCCGATGCCGTCAAACAAACTTGGCCGGGACTTGCAGAAGCCGCACGACGGACTGCTTCTCCTCTATTACGCAACATGGGAACTATCGCCGGTAATATTTGTCAGGAAAACCGCTGCTGGTATTACCGCTACCCGGATAAAATTGGTGGTCGTATTGATTGCATCCGCAAAGGGGGCAAAAGATGTCTCGCAATTCCAGGAGATCATCGTTTCCACTCAATTTTTGGTGCAGTAAAAAAATGCATTGCTGTAAACCCAAGCGACACGGCTCCGGCACTGGTAGCACTGAATGCGGTAGTTAAAACCACCAAACGTGAAATTCCAATTGATGAATTCTTCACTGGTGAAAATGGTTGCGGTTCCACCATTCTTGATCACAATGAAATCGTAACCGAGATTATTGTACCAACTCCTTCTGTTGGAGAAAGCAGTGCCTTTGTAAAGATTGCCTATCGTAAATCAATCGACTTCGCGCTAGTTAACTGCGCTGCCTCCATTACCATTATTGACGGAAAAATAACACAGGCTCGCATCTGCCTGAATGGAGTTCATAACGTACCCCGCAGATGTTCTGATGCTGAAGCATTACTCATTGGAAAAAAACTTACAGAAGAAACAGCAGCAGAAGCTGCTGCAACTGCAGTAGCAGATGCCAAGCCGCTGTTCCAGAACATGTACAAAGTACAGCTGGCAAAAACCAGTGTACTCGACACACTTCTTGAATGTGTAAGGTAA
- a CDS encoding nucleotidyltransferase family protein encodes MNLEHLQQKKAAISGIILAAGTSTRMGRDKLSLPFRGKPIVQHVIDAARNSILETVTIVLPEQSDLEPLLDLDNCKIIYSTERAKGQAESLKAGISSAKSHAQGAMVLLGDLPLISPEVINHLIWAFSQEPHNWVIPMQEGMRGNPITIPSQWFDKVMELEGDTGARPLLATPRLPLRLVKVNEIGPFIDVDTEQQYQMLLNRYDTAI; translated from the coding sequence ATGAACTTAGAACACCTACAGCAAAAAAAAGCTGCCATCTCTGGCATTATTTTAGCTGCTGGAACTTCCACCCGTATGGGCAGAGATAAATTATCTCTGCCCTTCCGAGGAAAACCAATTGTGCAGCATGTCATTGATGCAGCCCGTAACTCCATTCTTGAGACAGTGACTATTGTTCTTCCGGAACAATCCGACTTGGAACCACTTTTAGACCTTGATAATTGCAAGATTATTTACAGCACAGAACGCGCTAAAGGACAGGCTGAATCACTTAAGGCAGGAATAAGCAGTGCAAAAAGTCATGCTCAGGGTGCCATGGTACTTCTGGGAGATCTGCCACTTATTTCACCTGAAGTGATTAACCACCTTATATGGGCGTTCTCTCAGGAACCGCATAACTGGGTAATCCCGATGCAGGAAGGGATGCGTGGGAATCCGATCACCATACCTTCTCAGTGGTTTGACAAGGTCATGGAACTGGAAGGAGACACAGGGGCACGACCACTTCTTGCAACTCCCCGACTACCTCTCAGGCTCGTGAAAGTTAACGAAATCGGACCATTTATAGATGTAGACACCGAACAACAATACCAAATGCTGCTCAATCGGTACGACACTGCAATATAA
- the yqeB gene encoding selenium-dependent molybdenum cofactor biosynthesis protein YqeB — translation MKHYPLPVIAIRGAGDLATGVALRLYRAGFNQLVLLETDNPLAVRRTVCFSDAVYHHSTTVENVTAVRIETPAEVVTTWDAGKIPVLCDPAADCLTCLEPDILVDAIIAKQNIGTNMSMAPLVIGLGPGFTVSKNVHRIIETKRGHTLGRVLETGSAIPNTGIPGAVQGYTTERVYWAVQDGTFTTEYAISDSIKAGDELGRIGGTPILAKISGVIRGLLRNGTIVRKGTKVGDIDPRGDAQHCYTVSDKALAIGGGVLEAVTAFLISQTNAPRLSEVQNG, via the coding sequence ATGAAACATTATCCACTACCTGTAATTGCTATCCGCGGTGCTGGTGACCTTGCCACAGGGGTTGCCCTGCGACTGTATCGCGCTGGCTTCAACCAACTTGTCCTGCTTGAGACGGATAATCCTCTTGCAGTACGTAGAACTGTCTGCTTTTCAGATGCAGTGTATCATCACAGTACTACCGTCGAAAACGTAACAGCTGTACGTATCGAGACTCCCGCTGAAGTAGTGACAACATGGGACGCAGGTAAAATTCCAGTACTATGCGACCCTGCTGCTGACTGTCTCACATGCTTAGAACCTGACATTCTGGTAGACGCCATCATTGCCAAGCAAAACATTGGCACCAATATGTCTATGGCACCACTGGTCATCGGTCTCGGACCGGGATTTACCGTAAGTAAGAATGTTCACCGCATTATTGAAACAAAACGCGGGCACACGCTCGGGCGAGTTCTGGAAACAGGCTCAGCTATTCCCAACACCGGCATCCCTGGCGCTGTACAAGGGTATACTACTGAACGCGTATACTGGGCCGTACAGGATGGTACCTTTACCACTGAATACGCCATCAGTGATTCCATCAAAGCAGGAGATGAACTTGGCAGAATCGGTGGAACACCGATTCTTGCCAAGATCAGCGGTGTTATCCGTGGATTATTGCGTAACGGAACGATTGTACGCAAGGGCACAAAAGTAGGAGACATCGACCCGCGGGGCGATGCGCAGCATTGTTATACCGTGTCCGACAAAGCCTTGGCTATCGGCGGCGGCGTACTGGAAGCTGTAACAGCATTCCTAATTTCTCAAACAAACGCACCGCGCCTTTCAGAGGTTCAGAATGGCTAA
- the yqeC gene encoding selenium cofactor biosynthesis protein YqeC: protein MANAVRAAASPLHDFITPAHTLVAFTGAGGKTTLMRWIADHLANLGKRVVMTTTTKIFPFDDVPTILSDEEPNFSHSITTALAEHQTVTIAQRHDKRTNKLIGLSKSLVTHLHYANIADVILVEADGAARKPLKAPNQHEPVIPEGTTLCIGVMGLDGLLQPLTEDTIHRHTRFADLTGCAPNSPVTHQHLHALAMAPDGLFKGCSKNCVRHAYLNKYDFYHTDTHQDLCPSPDTFAPTSQVTWWVGSALQRFIVPL, encoded by the coding sequence ATGGCTAATGCGGTACGTGCTGCAGCATCTCCGCTGCACGATTTCATCACACCTGCACACACACTTGTTGCGTTCACAGGTGCAGGCGGAAAAACAACGCTTATGCGCTGGATTGCAGATCACCTTGCCAATCTAGGTAAGCGGGTTGTTATGACTACAACTACGAAAATTTTTCCGTTTGATGATGTACCGACAATATTATCCGATGAAGAACCGAACTTCTCACATTCTATCACCACAGCTCTTGCCGAGCACCAAACAGTCACTATTGCCCAGCGCCACGATAAACGCACAAACAAGCTCATCGGGCTTTCAAAATCACTGGTAACGCACCTGCACTACGCCAACATAGCAGATGTCATCCTAGTTGAAGCCGACGGAGCTGCCCGTAAGCCACTTAAAGCACCCAATCAGCATGAACCGGTCATTCCGGAGGGGACAACATTATGCATTGGTGTGATGGGGCTTGATGGCCTTTTGCAACCACTTACCGAAGACACTATACATAGGCACACGCGATTTGCTGACCTGACAGGTTGCGCACCAAACTCACCTGTAACGCATCAGCACTTGCATGCACTGGCAATGGCACCGGACGGACTGTTCAAAGGCTGCTCAAAAAACTGCGTCCGGCATGCGTATCTGAACAAGTATGACTTCTATCACACAGATACACATCAAGACCTATGCCCCTCGCCTGATACTTTTGCGCCAACAAGTCAGGTTACATGGTGGGTAGGCAGTGCATTACAACGTTTCATCGTTCCACTCTAA